Below is a genomic region from Kazachstania africana CBS 2517 chromosome 9, complete genome.
ACATCACTTATTTAAGTAAATCAATCAACTTTCCACTAACACTATTCTCAACAGCAGCAACCCCAAACCATAGCTAATACAGCAATGATTTTACAACCATGGTACAATCttattgtatttttgtACTTGCTTATACCAGCACAggcttcaaaatatttaaaagcCGATTCTTTATTAACATGTATGGATAATTCAAAGTTCACTGCAAACTACTTCGATGTTAGATTCTATCCCGATAACAACACTGCTGTGTTCGATATCGACGCTACCACCACTATTAGTGATAAAGTTGTCATACACGTTGAGGTCATTACGTATGGCTTGAACGTTATACAAAAAGAGTTCAACCTTTGCTCTCTAAATGAGTCCGGTGTCTGTCCCTTAAGTCCAGGTTCTATTGATCTAAGTTCAAGTTATACCATAGATTCTTCTGTAACAGGCCAAATCCCAGGTATTGCTTATACTGTTCCTGATTTGGATGCGGAAGTTCGTGTCGTGGCATACTCTATCAACGATACAACTCTCTCCACACCGTTAGCTTGTGTCCAAGCTATCCTATCAAACGGTAGGACTGTCCAGACAAAATATGCCGGTTGGCCTATTGCTGCTATCACAGGTGTAGGTATCTTAGTCTCCGGTTTCGTCTCTACTATTGGTTATAGTACTACGGCTGCACATATTGcctcaaattcaatttcattattcgTTTACTTCCAGAATTTAGCCATCACTTCAATGATGGGTGTCTCTCGAGTACCGCCAATTGCTGCAGCATGGGTCCAGAACTTCCAATGGTCAATGGGTATCATCTACACAAATTTTATGCAAAAAATCTTCACTTGGTATGTTCAAGCTACAGGCGGTACCTCCACTGTGGTATTAAAGAATAAAAGTATTCTTTCCATTAGTGTCCAAAAGAGAGCCTATATGTTATTTAACGAAGCTTTAATTAACAAAAGATCCGTTTCCATTGCTTCAAGTAGTGACgattataattttgattcattatTGGATAATTCCGCTTTGTATACGACAAATGAACGTAACATTACAAATTATGAATCGAAGATCTTGATTTTAAGAGGTATTGAAAGAGTCGCTTATAAGGCTAACATTGAATTATCAAACCTATTCCTTACTGGTGTGGTATTCTTCCTATTCTTCCTTTTCGTTTTAGTCATCGCATTAGTCACATTCAAATCTGTCTTGGAATTATTAACAAGAGCCAACGTTCTGAAGGATACAACTAATTTCTATCAATATAGAAAACACTGGGGTTCTATCATCAAAGGTACTCTTTTCAGATTAGCTGTCATTGCATTTCCCCAGATATCTCTACTAACAATATGGGAATTTACTCAAGTGGATTCACCAGCAATTATAGTTGATGCTATCgtcatttttatcataatttttgttttattgGGTTACGGTACTACAAGAGTTTTCTTAAAGGGTAGGGAATCAGTCAGGCTATACAAGAATCCTGCCTATTTGTTATATGGTGACACACGTTTCTTAAACAGGTATGGGTTCCTCTACGTCCAATTCCAAGCTGACAAATTCTGGTGGATTGGGCCATTACTTTGTTACTCATTTTTAAGATCTCTCTTCGTTGCCACTTTACAGACAAAGGGTAAAGCACAAGCattgattattttcatcattgaaCTATTCTATTTCGGTTTCTTATGTTGGCAAAAACCTTACTTGGATAAGAGAACTAACATTTTCAACATCGCCATCCATTTGATCAACTTGATcaattctcttttcttccttttcttcagtaATCTATTTGGTCAACCTGCCGTGGTCTCCTCTATTATGGCAGTTATCTTATTCGTTATGAATGCTGCATTCGCTCTATTTTTGCTAATTTTCACAATCGTCACATGTACATTAGCTTTAGTGCACAGAAATCCAGATGCACGTTACCAACCAATGAAGGATGATCGTGTGTCCTTCATACCAAAGGTAATCAATGGTGAAGGTAACACTGActttaataaaaataaatctgaacttgaattatttgaattgaGACAAGCAGTGATGGACACTAATGAAACTGAACAAGAAAAGTTACTCCGTGAGGAGAAATTTGCTAATGGAGCTAAAAAGACCATAtcatttgatgatgaagtcATGAGCTCGTATACTACAAACGATTCAAGCTCTACCTTCAACGTCAGAGGCGCTCCAAATGCCATAGTGCAGCCAGAGTCTACGTTGCTTGGTACTACAAATAATACCATGTCAACGCCTACGAACACAGCCGGTTTGAAGTTTAACACAGAATCATCATCAGATCGATTAAGAAAACCGGAAACAAGCTTTTATAACGGTAATTCAGGTCATTCATATTCAAGAGATTTTCTGTAATCTAAATAGTTTCTTAATTAGAGTTGTTTTatttaaattgaatattcaaaatatttatgCACACTACAGTATTGATCAACCTCTGTTTACTGACGCCTTAATTAGTTGCATTTCTTATGTTGTCGCGTGCCGTACCGAATGCGAGATTTTTAATATTGGATAAAGTCATCGTACGTTATAAGGTACAACTGACTATTAAAGGCAACAGAAAGCAGCTGGTGGCTTGAAGctgaaatggaaaataacaattcaaatgatgatttgTTATTAGCTCTGAGAGctaatgaaataaaaacaaGGAATCGAATATCCTTGGTCTGCCAAGCATGCAGGAAATCTAAAACCAAATGCGATAGAGAAAAGCCAAGATGTAGTAGATGTGCAAAGAACAATCTACGCTGTATTTATAATGTTGCTAAGAAGCAGGTACCACATAAATTAGCTAATAAGGATGCTACCATTGCTAAATTGCAGAATGATGTGGATTACTGGAAAGAAAAGGCAACAAATTTGGCAGATCCAAATAGATCAGCAGACCCATCAGATCTGAAAGTGAACCTCTACAAAGATTTCTCTACTATGATTTCAAGCAAAGTCATGAAACATGATGTCAAACCACtatctgaaaattttatcattgtCCAGgataaattcatttctaCCTTAATTTCGTCAATTTTTGTAGATCGCTCCAATTATGCCAATTCTATGATCCCTGCTTTGACAGCAAACGTTAGTATTTCATGTGCCCAACCAAGT
It encodes:
- the FLC2 gene encoding flavin adenine dinucleotide transporter FLC2 (similar to Saccharomyces cerevisiae FLC2 (YAL053W) and YOR365C; ancestral locus Anc_7.16) → MILQPWYNLIVFLYLLIPAQASKYLKADSLLTCMDNSKFTANYFDVRFYPDNNTAVFDIDATTTISDKVVIHVEVITYGLNVIQKEFNLCSLNESGVCPLSPGSIDLSSSYTIDSSVTGQIPGIAYTVPDLDAEVRVVAYSINDTTLSTPLACVQAILSNGRTVQTKYAGWPIAAITGVGILVSGFVSTIGYSTTAAHIASNSISLFVYFQNLAITSMMGVSRVPPIAAAWVQNFQWSMGIIYTNFMQKIFTWYVQATGGTSTVVLKNKSILSISVQKRAYMLFNEALINKRSVSIASSSDDYNFDSLLDNSALYTTNERNITNYESKILILRGIERVAYKANIELSNLFLTGVVFFLFFLFVLVIALVTFKSVLELLTRANVLKDTTNFYQYRKHWGSIIKGTLFRLAVIAFPQISLLTIWEFTQVDSPAIIVDAIVIFIIIFVLLGYGTTRVFLKGRESVRLYKNPAYLLYGDTRFLNRYGFLYVQFQADKFWWIGPLLCYSFLRSLFVATLQTKGKAQALIIFIIELFYFGFLCWQKPYLDKRTNIFNIAIHLINLINSLFFLFFSNLFGQPAVVSSIMAVILFVMNAAFALFLLIFTIVTCTLALVHRNPDARYQPMKDDRVSFIPKVINGEGNTDFNKNKSELELFELRQAVMDTNETEQEKLLREEKFANGAKKTISFDDEVMSSYTTNDSSSTFNVRGAPNAIVQPESTLLGTTNNTMSTPTNTAGLKFNTESSSDRLRKPETSFYNGNSGHSYSRDFL